The Lentisphaera araneosa HTCC2155 genome includes the window TATAAATCATTAAACTTAAGCTGGAACTCTTCGTCCATTATTAGGCTTAAGTCTTTCTCGTGAAAACGCCCATCTTCGTATGAATACACCGCAAAGACGTCTTCTAAACTGGTTTGGCTCTTGAGCCCTAGCGTAACATTGTAGCCAAAAATAAAGGTATTGCCTACCGTAGTAAAATCCTGGGCAAGACAGTTATTGGGCGTCGTTACTTTATCACTACCAATCAGCGAAGTGGCAATAGAACCAAAAATATCCTTACGCTGGGTATTGAGCCCCTCCATGCGGCTCTGCAGTTCCTTGACTTGGGCATCTATACGGCTCTTTAAGAGCTCATAAGTTCCGCCGCCAAGCTGCTCTGTTTTTTCTTCTTCTGACATACTCTCTCCTTAGTAAATAAATTCCTCGAATAATAAAATTGACCTAAGCGGGCCATTTCCCTCCGAACCGCTTAGGTCCAAAGGGGGAAGCAAAAGCTCCCCCGCTTTGTTTACTTGAGGAACTTCTCAGCTTTCTGACCGCCGAGACCGAGAGCTTCAACTTTGCTCATCAAGCTATCGATGAGGCTCTTATCTCCACCTGATGCCTGACCAGAAAGTTTCGTTAGAAGTGCTGCTGCCGAGAGGTTTTTAAGATCCTCTGAGCTCACACCGAACTTGTCGACGAATTCAGCAAGGCTTTCTTTAAAGCTCTTGTCATCGTTAAAGAAAGTCTCTTTAACATCTGTAAGAACTTCAGATTTACCGATGAGCTGATCAGCCTGACGAGCCGTTGTGATCGACTTGAGCATGCTGTCGAAGAACATACTTTCGCCACCGACAATCTCGATCTTACTGTTCTCAAGACCAGATTTAAGAACGCTAGCCTGCGCATCAGCAATTTCAGCCTGAATTTTAATTTCAGCGAGTTCGACTTCTTTCTCTTTGTTGAGTCGTAGTTTGAACTCTTCGTGTTCTTTACCAACGCCATCAAGAGCTTTCATCGCTTCGGCTTTTGCGTGTGTACCTTCAGCTTCTACTGTGTACATCGCGCCAGTTGCCTTAGCTTCTTCCTGCCCTTTGAGTCCGATGACTTTAGCTTCTGCTGTTCCCTCTTTCTCAATAGCATCTGCCATAGCCGTTTTTACATTGGCTTCTGCAAAACCACTAGCAGCTTCTTCTGCCGTCACACCTTCAGCGAGCTTTTTCTTCGCTTCAGCATCTTTCGTGCTAGCTTCGAAACGAGCTTCAGCTTCGATTACTTCTTGTTCGGCCCAAAGCTCGGCAGCTTTCTTGCGCGCTTCAGCAGCTTTCACTTCGACAATTAATTCTTCTTCAGCTTTAAGCTCAGCAGCACGTTTGTGTGCCGTGGCCAATTGCTCTTCACGAATCATTGTGCTTTTACCTTCTTCTTCAGCCTTGGTGATTTCTACGCCTTTGTGACGTTCAGCTTCTGCGAATTCTTTGGTATCTTTAATTTTCTCCTCTTCTTCCACAACACTGCGTTCAACAGTAACGCGTTCACGAATAACTTCCTGAATATTTTTCTTCTCAACTTCGACCGCTTTTTCTTTTGCGATATCCGCAAGAGTCACCACTCTTTCACGCTCTGTTGCTTCCAAGTCGCGATCACGAATCACACGTTCTTGTTCAACGGCTTCAGTACGTTCTTTATTCTTCTCCGCCACAATGATCTGACGATCTTTATTCTCTTCGGCAACTTTCACTTCTTCTTCAGTGCGAATACGTGCCTGTTCAGAGCGTTTGAGTTCTTCTTGAGCCACTACGTCAGCTTCAGCTTTCGTACGTGCTTCAATATTAGCGATCTCGAGTTTTTGCTTTTCTTCTGCTTCAGCAAGCTCTTTTTCCATGTCGAGAATTTTTTCACGAGCGTCTACATTCTGACGTGTGATGGCTTTCTCTTCTTCACGTTCTTGTTCATTGATATTAACTTTTTTCTCACGAGTAATCGTCGCAATTTTTTCGAGACCCACCACGTCGAGAATATTATCGGAACTCAACATTTCTTTAGGCGTTTGCTCAAGGTAATCAATCGCAGCATCTTCTAGGTTGTAGCCGTTAAGATCTCGTCCGATGATATCAATAATTTTTTGCTTTAATTCATCTCTTTTTGTGTATAAGTCTTCGAAATCAAACTCTTTACCAGCCGTCTTTAGCGCTTCCGAAAATTTAGCGTCAAAAAGTTCTACCATTGCGGCTTGATCCGAAGCTCGTTCCACACCAATCATACTGGCTACTGAGAGCACATCATGCTCAGTTGCATTGACACGTACGAAGAAAGCTACGGTGATATCGGCACGCATATTATCCTGGCAGATTAAGCCATCTCTGCCACGACGATTAATTTCAATTCGTTTTACCGCTATGTCCATTAACTCTAATCTATGAAATACTGGATACACCATAATGCCTTTAAATGAGACTTGTGTATTACCGGCACCCGTTCTAATAATAGCTTTACCCTGTGGCACTTTTTTGTACCAACTTGCAGCCATCATCACTGCACCGAATCCAATAACAATTATACCTGCTATGCCAATATACAGCATTTGGGTAAATTCTATTGCCGTTATAATTTCTGTTTCCATATTCACTCCTGTTTTTTTGTTTGAAATTTATTTCTATATTATTTTAGTTTTTTATGATCTACACAAAGTTTAAGAATATTTCGTGACTAGGTATTGTCGTCTTTCCTTATTCCAGCTTAACACCAAAGCCTTTTCTCCTTTTTTGAGTTGTTCTCCATCTGTATAACAGAGGATGTCAATTGGAGCCGCTTGAGTTTCAATTTGACCTCTCCCATTTTTTTCACCTGTATCATGAAGGAGAATACACATGCTACCCACCGCAACTGTTTGATTTTCTTTATCATCATTAAGAATTTTAAAGAATTTACCAAATGGTTTAGATATGTATTTCGATAAAAATGATGACAGAAGAATAACTGGTACCCAAAGTCCCCAGCCTATTAGAGAACTACCACTCGAGTTCACTATAGAATCCATATAAATTAGACTGCACCAACCAAACAATGTAAAGAAGCTCAATACGACCATCAATGGTATTTCTGCTAAGTTAAAAAACTCAGTGATCCCCTTTAGAAAACCCCCATTAGAATCAATATCCATATCAGCATCAGCGTCAATATCTACATCCACATCAAATAGACTGATATCCACTGCCCCTAATATTACAAAGATCCAAAATAACATCATCAATACTAAAATCACCGTAAACGGAAACACATGTAATCGCATCGCATAATCTAATATTTCAGACATCACTCACTCCTAATAAATAATAATTAACTATGACTTGTTCTTGACCTAAATCAACACTGAGTTTTTCTGTAAGCTTTGATTTTTTATGCTTATTCATCATTTATCCCTCCACAGATTTCTCAGATTTTCACAGATTGATTTTTTAACAAAAAAAATCCTAAAAAGTACAGGACTCGATTTTGATCTCTGTGATTCAATTAAACTTTGATTTTTTATATAGTTGTCCTTTCCATTATTTTGTTTTTCGAACTTAAAATTGTTTAGAGCGAGCAAAAAAATAACCCTTGCTAATTAAACCTGCGCACCTCTGTGTAATATGTGGATGAGATCAATTAACTTCATAGAACAAATCTCTTTAGTTTTAGAGAACTGCTTCCGAAGTTTATCAATAAAGCTTTCTTTAAACCTGTTGCTTTGAGATAATTCAAAACTTGCGCTTCCTCTGTGCCGCTCAAATGACTTATCGCCTTTAACTCTAGCAAGACTTCACCATAACATATAAAGTCAGCCGATCATCTTTTTCTAAATAATTCATTTCCTCTTTTCCTAAGGCCCCTCCACAGACCTCTCATAACTTCTGTGAGAAATCTGTGGACCCCCTCCGTTTTCTATAATGTTACTTATTCTTATTCACCTGAGCCTTGAGGGCTTCAAGTTCTGCAGAGATTTCATCATCTGCCTGAAGCTCTTTAAATTGATGCTCCAAGTCGTCGACAGAAACTTTATTCACTTCCATCATCGCTTCCGACATAGCCACATCGCGCTCAATTTTCTCTTCATACTTATTGAATTCGGCAAAGCCATTTAATACTGAATCTGTACTCGAGCTAATCCCCGTGTCTAGAGCTTGTGAAGTCTCGGCCATTTTTTTACGAGCATCAGCAGCACGTTTTTTGATAATCAGCGTATCACGTTTCTTACGCGCTTCTTGGATTTTATCCTCAACTTGATGAAGCTGAGTTTTGATTTTATCCACAAGTGCCGATTCTTCAGCTAACTGAGCTGTTAAAGCTAGGCGTTCTTCTTCAGAACTTTTCTTGCGTTCCAAAGCTTTTCGTGCCAAGTCTTCATTAGACTTCTCGATTGCGGCAATAGCATTGTTCTGCCATTTCTTTACTTCCGCTTCGGCACTCGCCAATTTTTTCTCAGTCATTTTTTTCTGACTGATGCAACTTGCCGCATTCGTTCTAAGTTCCGCGATCCCCTTCTCCATATCTTGAATGAGAGCATCCAATGCCATTTCAGGATCTTCATAACCAGCGATTAAGTCATCAATCTTGCTACTAATAATATTGCTTACTCTTTTGAAGATATTCATTTTTGTTTTCCTCGTTTATTTTTTTTGTTGAGATGGGAAACATAGAACGAAACCCGTGCCAAAAAGCATATAAATAGCTGTAAACTATTTACAATTAGTTATTTGTATATTTTTATAAAAATCAAACTATAAAACAATCTTAAAAAAGTTGAGGTTTTTCAACATATAGCTAAATGAAAAACCTCAAATACTTGAAAGTCAGCAAAAACTCGATATTTATATATGAATAGAAGAGATAGAAAGGGAGTTAAATCATGGAATATACTGGTATTGCACAATCTAAAGTGATGCAAAAGCTACTTGCGAAAGTCGCAAAAATCGCAAAAGTCCCTCGCCCCATACTTATTAGAGGAGAAAGAGGTACTGGCAAAGAACTGATGGCGAATTATCTCCATCGTGCCAGTTCACGAGCTGATGAGAAATTTGTCACCATCAATTGTGCAGCATTTACAGAAAAACTTATTGCCTCCGAGATGTTTGGTCACGAGAAAGGCGCCTTTACAGGTGCTAATGAACAACGTATTGGCCGCATGGAGCAAGCCAATAAAGGCAGCCTATTCATGGATGAAGTTGGCATTATGCCGATGAACTTCCAGGAACAAATTTTGCGCGCCGTCGAATATCAAACCTTTGAACGCGTTGGAAGTTCCAAGCCGATCAAAGTCGATGTTCGCCTCATTTCTGCAACCAACGCAAACCTCGAGGAACTCATGGAAGAAAAGCTCTTTCGTCGTGACCTCTATGATCGCCTAACCTTTGCTGAAATTGAGCTACCCTCTTTACGTCAAAGAAAAGATGATATCCCGGCCCTCATCGTGCACTTTGTAAAACTGCTTCACGAAGAAATGCCTTCGCTCCAAGAACGTAAATTCCGCAGCAGTACTGTTGAGGTGCTGATGGATTATTATTGGCCGGGGAATATTCGCGAACTCAAAAATATAGTTGAAAGACTCTACCTCTTTGGTGACACTCCTTATATAGAGGAACAAGAACTGCCTGCAATTATTTCTGGAGCCGACTACATTGGCCTTAGCTTTGATGATCGCGTTGAAAACTTTAAGCGTAAACTCATCCTTAAAGCTTACGAAGACTGCGGGGGCAATCAAAGCGAAGCCGCACGTCAACTTCAAATGACTTATAGCCAATTCCGTCACTTCTATCAAAAGTACTGCCCCTAAAGACTCCTTTCACAGTACCTAGTTAACCTCATTCACCTCATGTTGAATGAGGTTTTTTTGTCTATAGGCAATTCAGTTTTGATCCTTAATTTTTGTAAGCTCTTTACATAAACATCTTTATACTTAACAATAAAAGTTAGGTTAAGAAAACGATGTCTACCCACTTAAAAATACATAAACATATTAAAATAAAGAATTTACATATAATGCGTTATTTTTCTTCTTTTCTCGACAATCTTAACTTGAATTTCAAAAATAGGTTTATAGTTTATACTTAGTTACAAAATAGTAAGTAATGATACTTTAATTACATAATCGTAAAACTAAAAGAAGAGACAAAAAATGAAAAACAAAATTAAAAAAGCACTCCTAAGCTTTTTCCTCTTTTGCACTGTGCCGACAATGGCAGAAAGCGTTGACGAAAACACCATCCCTTTGGATGTTGAAAAACCTAACCTCCACTTTGGCTTCATTAAGCTCACTGACTGCGCCTCCTTAGTTATTGCTAAAGAGAAAGGATTCTTTGAAGCGGAAGGCCTCAATGTAAAGTTAACGGCTCAGAAAAACTGGGTTATCCTTTTAGATAACGTTATCAAAGGTGCTCTTGATGGAGCTCACATGCTCGCGGGTCAGCCTATCGGCGCCACTGTTGGTGTGAGTCAAAAAGCTAACGTTATCACAGCTTTCAGTATGGACCTTAATGGTAATGGTATCACAATGGCTACTGACGTTTGGGAACAAATGAAAGAACACGTACCCAAAGATGCAGCTGGTAAGCCTATCCACCCAATTAAAGCTGATGCCCTTAAGCCAGTACTCGAAGAATGGGATGGCCCTTTCAACATGGGTATGGTTTTCCCTGTATCAACTCACAACTATGAGTTACGTTACTGGTTAGCCGCTGCTGGCATCCATCCTGGTTTCTACACTGCATCTGACTCAAAGGGTCATACAGATGCAGAAGTTATCATCTCACCAAATGCACCACCACTCATGCCTTCTTACCTCAACAGTCGCGCTATCCTCGGTTACTGCGTAGGTGAGCCTTGGAACCAAAAAGCTGTATTTGCTGAAAAAGATGGTAAGCAACTCGGTGTACCTGTTGTGACTAACTACGAGATCTGGAAAAACAACCCAGAGAAAGTATTTGGCGTAACTGAAGACTGGGCAAAAAAATACCCTAAAACTCACACAGCTGTTCTTAAAGCACTCATTCGTGCAGGTAAATGGTTAGACGCTTCTATGGAAAACCGTGAAGAAGCTGTACAAATCCTCTCTAGATCCCACTACGTAGGTGCTGAAGCTAAAGTTCTTCGCAACTCAATGACTGGTTCATTCGTTTACGAACGCGGTGATCGCAGAGAAATGCCTGACTTCAACGTTTTCTTCCGCTACAAAGCAACTTACCCCTTCTACTCTGACTGTGTTTGGTTCTTAACTCAAATGCGCAGATGGGGTCAACTCAAAGAAGACAAATCTGATGAATGGTACACAAAAACTGCTAAGAAAATCTACAAACCTGCTCTCTACATGGAAGCGGCTAAACTCCTCGTAGAAGAAGGCAACATCGAAGCAAGTGAAATCCCAGGTGATGACGAAACTGGTTTCAAACCAGTAACAAGCGAAGACATCTTCATCGACGGCAAAGCTTACGACGGCACTAAGCCAAACGACTACATCGATAGTTTCGAAATCAAAGCACCTTAATTAATATCTTCAGTCCCTCCTTCGGGAGGGACACACTAAGCGGAAACTTGCAGGAATAAATCACTATGAAACAAAAGCTCATTAACTTTTTTGAACTCACTGGACTTACATGGTTCATACCCATTGTACGATTGTGTACTGGAGATGATCCAAAAGAACAAATCGGCGATCTCTCACGCCAAATAGCACTACCCCTTGCCGCTATGGTAAGTTTTTTCATGATCTGGAGCTACTGCTCTACTAAGATTAAGACCTCTGTTGGCCAACTCCCTGGACCCTCCTACGTATTAAGTCAGGCCAAAGCTATGTGGGCAACCCACAAAAGCGAAAAATTTAACAAAGAAGAATTTCAAACTAACGAAGATCTACGCATCACTTTGGCAGCACTCGTTGAGCAACGCCAAAAAGCCAGTTCTTTGGAAACGAAGAAAGCCTTAACTTCTAAAATCAACTCAGTTAAAGCTACAATTGCTAAACACGTAGCCAAACTCGAAAGTGAAATCACAGTCAACCAAGCGATTGTTGATAAAGCTGAAGCTGATAAAAAAGCTCAAGTCGCCAACTTAACAACACAGCTTAATTCACTAAAAAAATTCGTTTTTGACGAAAACAACAAACCAGTTATTGGCCTTGATGGCAAGCCTAAGTTCTCTGACGAAAGCGTATCTAAACTCGCCAACATCAATAATCGCCGTGTCGCTGTTTATGAAGGTAACTTAGTTCGCATCTTTAAAAGCAGTCAAAACACAGCTAATAGCTTGATCAAGAAAATCGAAAAAATCGACAAATACTATCAACAAGATCTTGCTTACCAAACAGCTCCTAACAAAGCTGAGTTAGAGAAAAAAATCATCTCTAACAAAAAGAAGCTCGACGCTTTTGAAAAGCAAATTTTCAAAGGAAAAGAATACAATTCCAATGGTAGCATTGTCGATTACATCAAACTCAGTATCACAACTGTACTTTTTGGCTTCTTCTTAGCTGCAGTGATTGCCATCCCCATGGGAATTCTCTGTGGTCTCAGCCCCTCAATCATGACGGCTTTGAATCCACTCATCCAAACTTTCCGTCCAGTATCACCTCTCGCTTGGGTACTGATCACAATTCAAATTATTGATGGCATCTTTGTTGGTGACAAAGCACTAACAGGCGAAATCTTAAAGAACACTTTCCTCCACGCCGGTATTACGGTTGCACTCTGTTCTATGTGGGCCACACTTTCAAACACTGCTCTCGGTGTAAGTTCTGTTGACCCCGATCACA containing:
- a CDS encoding flotillin family protein; amino-acid sequence: METEIITAIEFTQMLYIGIAGIIVIGFGAVMMAASWYKKVPQGKAIIRTGAGNTQVSFKGIMVYPVFHRLELMDIAVKRIEINRRGRDGLICQDNMRADITVAFFVRVNATEHDVLSVASMIGVERASDQAAMVELFDAKFSEALKTAGKEFDFEDLYTKRDELKQKIIDIIGRDLNGYNLEDAAIDYLEQTPKEMLSSDNILDVVGLEKIATITREKKVNINEQEREEEKAITRQNVDAREKILDMEKELAEAEEKQKLEIANIEARTKAEADVVAQEELKRSEQARIRTEEEVKVAEENKDRQIIVAEKNKERTEAVEQERVIRDRDLEATERERVVTLADIAKEKAVEVEKKNIQEVIRERVTVERSVVEEEEKIKDTKEFAEAERHKGVEITKAEEEGKSTMIREEQLATAHKRAAELKAEEELIVEVKAAEARKKAAELWAEQEVIEAEARFEASTKDAEAKKKLAEGVTAEEAASGFAEANVKTAMADAIEKEGTAEAKVIGLKGQEEAKATGAMYTVEAEGTHAKAEAMKALDGVGKEHEEFKLRLNKEKEVELAEIKIQAEIADAQASVLKSGLENSKIEIVGGESMFFDSMLKSITTARQADQLIGKSEVLTDVKETFFNDDKSFKESLAEFVDKFGVSSEDLKNLSAAALLTKLSGQASGGDKSLIDSLMSKVEALGLGGQKAEKFLK
- a CDS encoding ABC transporter permease, encoding MKQKLINFFELTGLTWFIPIVRLCTGDDPKEQIGDLSRQIALPLAAMVSFFMIWSYCSTKIKTSVGQLPGPSYVLSQAKAMWATHKSEKFNKEEFQTNEDLRITLAALVEQRQKASSLETKKALTSKINSVKATIAKHVAKLESEITVNQAIVDKAEADKKAQVANLTTQLNSLKKFVFDENNKPVIGLDGKPKFSDESVSKLANINNRRVAVYEGNLVRIFKSSQNTANSLIKKIEKIDKYYQQDLAYQTAPNKAELEKKIISNKKKLDAFEKQIFKGKEYNSNGSIVDYIKLSITTVLFGFFLAAVIAIPMGILCGLSPSIMTALNPLIQTFRPVSPLAWVLITIQIIDGIFVGDKALTGEILKNTFLHAGITVALCSMWATLSNTALGVSSVDPDHMNVAKVLKLNWFDRIFKIVIPSAIPYIFTGLRITLGVGWMVLIVAEMMATSRGLGWFIDQEYQNNKVESLANIIVCIFIIGLIGAVLDRIMSIFQKLVSFNDDVAA
- a CDS encoding OB-fold-containig protein encodes the protein MSEILDYAMRLHVFPFTVILVLMMLFWIFVILGAVDISLFDVDVDIDADADMDIDSNGGFLKGITEFFNLAEIPLMVVLSFFTLFGWCSLIYMDSIVNSSGSSLIGWGLWVPVILLSSFLSKYISKPFGKFFKILNDDKENQTVAVGSMCILLHDTGEKNGRGQIETQAAPIDILCYTDGEQLKKGEKALVLSWNKERRQYLVTKYS
- a CDS encoding PspA/IM30 family protein encodes the protein MNIFKRVSNIISSKIDDLIAGYEDPEMALDALIQDMEKGIAELRTNAASCISQKKMTEKKLASAEAEVKKWQNNAIAAIEKSNEDLARKALERKKSSEEERLALTAQLAEESALVDKIKTQLHQVEDKIQEARKKRDTLIIKKRAADARKKMAETSQALDTGISSSTDSVLNGFAEFNKYEEKIERDVAMSEAMMEVNKVSVDDLEHQFKELQADDEISAELEALKAQVNKNK
- a CDS encoding sigma 54-interacting transcriptional regulator, which encodes MEYTGIAQSKVMQKLLAKVAKIAKVPRPILIRGERGTGKELMANYLHRASSRADEKFVTINCAAFTEKLIASEMFGHEKGAFTGANEQRIGRMEQANKGSLFMDEVGIMPMNFQEQILRAVEYQTFERVGSSKPIKVDVRLISATNANLEELMEEKLFRRDLYDRLTFAEIELPSLRQRKDDIPALIVHFVKLLHEEMPSLQERKFRSSTVEVLMDYYWPGNIRELKNIVERLYLFGDTPYIEEQELPAIISGADYIGLSFDDRVENFKRKLILKAYEDCGGNQSEAARQLQMTYSQFRHFYQKYCP
- a CDS encoding GxxExxY protein; amino-acid sequence: MCYGEVLLELKAISHLSGTEEAQVLNYLKATGLKKALLINFGSSSLKLKRFVL
- a CDS encoding CmpA/NrtA family ABC transporter substrate-binding protein, whose protein sequence is MKNKIKKALLSFFLFCTVPTMAESVDENTIPLDVEKPNLHFGFIKLTDCASLVIAKEKGFFEAEGLNVKLTAQKNWVILLDNVIKGALDGAHMLAGQPIGATVGVSQKANVITAFSMDLNGNGITMATDVWEQMKEHVPKDAAGKPIHPIKADALKPVLEEWDGPFNMGMVFPVSTHNYELRYWLAAAGIHPGFYTASDSKGHTDAEVIISPNAPPLMPSYLNSRAILGYCVGEPWNQKAVFAEKDGKQLGVPVVTNYEIWKNNPEKVFGVTEDWAKKYPKTHTAVLKALIRAGKWLDASMENREEAVQILSRSHYVGAEAKVLRNSMTGSFVYERGDRREMPDFNVFFRYKATYPFYSDCVWFLTQMRRWGQLKEDKSDEWYTKTAKKIYKPALYMEAAKLLVEEGNIEASEIPGDDETGFKPVTSEDIFIDGKAYDGTKPNDYIDSFEIKAP